In Hypomesus transpacificus isolate Combined female chromosome 4, fHypTra1, whole genome shotgun sequence, the following are encoded in one genomic region:
- the gpr3 gene encoding G protein-coupled receptor 3, which produces MMILNASEVEWEEFSGASPLHFLDQSVPPLTPEAPPLSVWGVALCVSGTVIAAENAVVVTIILANPSLRAPVFLLLASLGLADLLAGVALILHFLFLFCVEPSDWSELLISGLLVTSLTASLCSLMGVALDRYLSLSYALTYGSGQSRRCAALLLGLVWVGACIIGAGPALGWHCLDDVTSCSIARPLTRTYLSLLCGGFLVVVVITLQLYAGICRVARRHAHAIATQRHFLPQHQPYASKHSGGRGFSRLAVILGVFVGCWMPFSLYGLLGDASSPPLYTYATLVPAAGSSLLNPLLYSLRNRDIRKVLVHSCCPHRHSEQAHQPTDV; this is translated from the coding sequence ATGATGATCCTGAATGCCTCTGAAGTGGAGTGGGAGGAGTTCTCCGGTGCGTCCCCTCTCCATTTTCTGGACCAATCAGTTCCACCATTGACCCCTGAAGCCCCTCCTCTCAGCGTTTGGGGCGTGGCCTTGTGTGTTTCTGGAACTGTCATTGCTGCTGAGAATGCCGTGGTCGTGACAATCATCTTAGCCAATCCCTCTCTACGAGCTCCTGTCTTCCTGCTGCTTGCCAGTCTCGGATTGGCTGATCTCCTGGCAGGTGTGGCCTTAATCCtacacttcctcttcctcttctgcgTGGAGCCTAGTGATTGGTCAGAATTGCTGATCTCAGGACTGCTGGTGACATCATTGACCGCCTCCCTGTGCAGTCTGATGGGCGTGGCTCTAGACCGATACCTGTCTCTAAGCTACGCCCTCACCTATGGCTCTGGCCAATCACGGCGCTGTGCTGCTCTCTTGCTAGGTCTAGTTTGGGTGGGGGCATGTATCATAGGGGCGGGGCCAGCCCTAGGGTGGCATTGCCTCGATGACGTCACTTCCTGCTCCATTGCTCGACCCCTAACCCGGACATACTTATCTCTGCTGTGTGGAGGTTTCCTGGTGGTCGTCGTGATAACCTTACAGCTATACGCCGGGATCTGCCGCGTCGCTAGGAGACACGCCCACGCCATCGCCACCCAGCGTCACTTCCTGCCCCAGCACCAACCATACGCAAGCAAACACAGCGGTGGGCGGGGCTTCTCCAGGCTAGCTGTGATTCTGGGTGTGTTCGTCGGGTGTTGGATGCCCTTTTCCCTCTACGGGTTGCTAGGAGACGCGTCCAGCCCCCCGCTCTACACCTATGCCACCCTGGTGCCGGCAGCTGGAAGCTCCCTGCTGAACCCTCTGCTGTACAGTCTGAGGAACAGAGACATTCGCAAGGTGCTGGTCCACTCCTGCTGCCCTCACAGACACTCAGAGCAGGCTCATCAGCCCACGGACGTGTAA